Within the Medicago truncatula cultivar Jemalong A17 chromosome 4, MtrunA17r5.0-ANR, whole genome shotgun sequence genome, the region TATATAATATCTATCAACttagtatatgttcatcaatttaatctcaatcatcttaataatttggactaaattgatgaattttatatactTTAGTGACtagttattatatttatattgtttagGAGTTAAATTGAAAAGTTAGTGATAGTTTAAGTTAGATGTTTATAATAaattagtcctttaaattttttatgaacaaattGACTTTAAGTCATAAAATGTATGCACCGCTCTCATTTTCATCATACTCAGTTAAAAAGTTATTGCCGTTTAATGCTAAGTCGGTAAGTCCAAATTTTCCGCTCTCAAAACTAAGGATCGTAAGTGTATTTTCAATCTTGGTTTGAATCGAAATCGATCAATTACTTGATTTATAATGTTGTTGATAAACTGTTTATGtaaaattatgtttgaatttggaaacaagaagaaaatgtgCGTATGGAATTATGCTTGGTGTCACAAGCATTTTTTAGCATGGCACCTCTATGTTAATTAAtctcataaacatttttcaacaGAGTTAGATGAAAAAATGGTAATTGTTAAAAATATCTAACTTAAATGACTGTGGGAGGTATATTTGGCccataaaatattataagaaaactTGTATCGGTTAAGTCAGCGTCTTGGAAGAGGATTAAAATGGCCTCTTTATGTGGTGCCTTATTAggtttttgagaaaataaaatgtaatcaTGTATTTAAATCGTGAAGCTgttggtcaaaaataaaataaaaaatcgtgAAGCTGCACAACAGTTGCATCACAGCTCTATATTTATAGAGGTGTAACTAACTTGGGCAGTTACATAACAGAATATCACTGAATGAATTAAGctgagaaaaaagaaaaaaagtttcattTAGGTTTTTTCACCCCGATTAAGAAAAGTTATAGATGAATGAAAACAtgtaataattatataaaattattctgATTAAACTTGatgttaatctttttttttgacagcAATTTAATCATTGTTATAAGTGCATATGCACTGTATAATTGACTTAACGGtatgaaataaaatagagtTCACAATTTTCTCGCGGTCCAAAtcactatttgacaaaaaatgatCGCAAATTAGTCTCTGACATTTTCACACTGAGGACGAATTAGTCACTAACTCATAATATCAGAGGGCTTCATTTGTCTCCAATCTAAAAATGTCAGTGATTaatttaggtttatttttttgttagggaCTGAGTTGTGCAGCCAGAAAATTGTGAGGGACTGAGTTGGGTCTTCCCtccataaaataattaatgatgtattgaaaacataaagtgacactcattttgCTAATGTGACATTAATATGACACGGTAGTATACAACTAAACGCTCTCACATGCATGTGTGTTTGACAAGGTGTGTGCATTTTATGATTGTTATACTACTTTTTAATGTTTGGAATTCAGCATATAACTTCAAGATAACTTTTGGCAGATTATCTTCCATGCACTGGATATTCATGTAAAAAATGTTGTATGTACATATTCTCTTGAACATAACAGCACTAATGGGCTGTTTGATTCTATTTTACACTTCTTGGATGAGCTGATGGGCTCTAGTGAGAATATTTCCAAGCTGTTCCGAGAACTTGTGTACTGCATTGATATCTTGCAAACCTCAGTCTACCAACATATGCTGAAAGAAGAAGAGCAGGTAAATATTTGCTATTATCAGGTTCATGAAAAATTACCTAGTTACATCTTTTGTTCTTTCCTTGTTTCATTTTTCAGGCCTAATGGATCAATGTGGTTATTTTGTCTTTTTGACTATTTGAACCTACTGTGATAAATACATGTTTCACTAAATGCAGTTTAAACgcatttaatatatttgttcACTTGATCAGTGCAGATGAGAATTTTGTGTTGTGTTTcatattatttagtttattcGATTTTGATGGctacttttttcttttaggATATAGATCATGACACTGAATGCAATTGTAATAGGAAGTTAGGCACTGACTTTCCTGTACGGAATGTGTGTGTCAAGCATTTTTAcatcattcaaaaataaattcccAACTCAACACTTATCTGCATTAATGCAAAGGCTTGAAATTTAACAAAGTTGATGTCCTGTTAGTTTAGCATGTATCGTGCGATTGTGCATACACACAATCCAATTGATTTACTCTGTGAGTGTATCAAGAATTGAAGCCGATAAAGGATTAACTAATTAACAGCTAATAACTACCTTTATAACTATAGCTTAAATCAAACAACCTTGAAATATAGGGTAAAATGCAAACCCATCCCCTCTTCCCCTTTTCAACTTTGGTTCACTTACTATTTGCCCCTCTATAGTGCACACTCATTGGACATTTTGACTAATGGACAAATGTAATAAACCTCTTAAACTTAGAGTGATTGAATTATGTAAGATGTACCTCAACTTtgaaagggacaaaaaaaatccattctTTGTTCTCCGAATGCAAGAAAAAAACAATGTCCAACAAGTATTAAGTTGACTCGTGAAAATGACCATGCCGGTGTCAATTATTACTAACAGTCAAGCTTGGTATACCTTTCTCTTGTGTGTGCGCTTAAAATACAGTTTTCATGCAATTAATTGCTCAGGCATCTACGTTAAAGTGATCTAAACCATGAAGTTGATTCCACGACAATGAAATGTATGAAGGGGgtaaaacaagaaaacaagaaaTATATAGAAATTACTTGACCTACatctttaattttgaaattctttaaTAATGTAAATTTTTGCACGAGCATGTATTTGTAGATACTCGAGTTTTGAAATTCGAGTTTTGATACTCAAATTTATCCATTGCCTCAGGTTTTTCCTCTTCTGATCCAAAAATTGTCTACTAAAGAACAAGCCTCACTTGTGTGGCAATTCATATGTAGTGTTCCTATAATGTTGCTGGAGGAAGTTTTGCCATGGATGGTGTCCTTCCTTTCAGCAGATAAACAAGCAGAAGTTACTCGGTGTTTTAATGAAATTGCACCAATGGAAACAACACTGCAAGAGGTTAGCTAAAGTTTATTAGTgaatattgaataaaattttatatactcCCCCCGCCTTTTTAATAATTCCGATCTAATTGTGAAGGTTTTGGTTTCTTGGCTTGGAAGCAACAAACAAACCTTCACCGGGACATATTTTCAGAGTGAGGAACTTCAAGGCTCTCATGGATTCCTACATATAGAAAAACCATTTGGTCCGAGTTCATTCAACAGGAACTACTCCAAAGAAATTTCGAGTCAGAGGAAAGTGAATGACAAAGAAACAGAAGATGGGGTCAACCAGATTAAAGTTCTCCATCTTTGGCATAACGCCATTAAGAAAGATTTGAAAGAAATTCTGCAAGAGCTTTATCTAATAAGAAATTCAGGTTCTGGATGTTCTCAAAATTTAGACTCAATACTTATCCAGCTAAAATTCTTGGCTGATGTCCTCATCATTTACAGGTAATATTTCTGACATGTCCTACTTTTTTGGTCTGTGGAATCTGactaatttgttttattttaattttgctgAATTTTCTAAAGTCAATCCTCTTGTATCTAAAATgctcattatttttctttcttagttGTCCAAATTTCTGAATATAACTTTCTGATCACAGCAATGCTCTTAAGAAATTCTTTCATCCTGTACTGAAGAAACATGCCCATAAACGACTTTCCAAGTCTACTGAACATTTCCTTGGTGAAAGTCACATTGAAGATTTACAACAGTTGCTATTCTATAACTCAGAAAGTGAAATGCCTTTGACGAAATTTGTAGAGAAGCTTTGCGGAAAACTTGAACTATTTGTATCAACAGTCAACAAACAATTCTCTTTTCAAGAAATTGAGGTATTCTACGTTAATCGCAATTATTTTTAACTCAGCAAGGTCGGGAACTGAGatatcatataaataatatatgacGATGGTCTTAACCTTTTAGTTTATCAGTTTAATAAAATATCCACATGTTGGGGTTTTGAAACCATTCTTGGTCCTAAACGTATTATCAAGATAAAAATGCTTTAAGACAAATCTATCCACTTATACAGTCACATTAATTTATGAAGTTTTCAGTGGAATGAAATGTTTCTtactctaaataaaaaaaacaagaaattagaGAAAGAATAAATCTccatttttaaagaaaagttCAATTTATGGCTACATCTTAGTTCCATACTCAtcaacaatttttatttcttcatttaaagGATGCTACATGGTACTATTTCAACCGTTTCCCACTCTGACACCCTATTTGTTTATTAGGTGTTTCCTATCTTTAGAAAGAACTGCAGAAATGGAATGCAAGTGAGACTTCTAAGCTTGAGCATGCTTATGATGCCACTTGGGTTACTAAAATGTGTTATAACTTGGTTCTCAGTTCACTTGTCTGAAAAAGAATCCAGGACCATTCTCTATTGCATAAAGGAGGGAAATAATTCTGTCAGTAAAGCTTTTGCACCATTGTTACATGAATGGTTCCGCATTGGTTATTCAGGTAAAACCTCAATTGAAAAGTTCCGACAGGACTTGCAGCATATGTTCAAAAGAAGACACTCTTTTTCATCCGAGAAAATGAAGGAAGCTTGTgggttttcatttttaaattctgACAAGCAGCCACATAAAAGTTGTGGCAAGAATTGTTTGTCCTATTCCTCATCTTCTGGATCCAAAAATGTGAGCAAGTATGAGACACCATACTCCACAGGAATTAATTTGCACATATTTTTCCCTGACACTGCTATGAAGTTAAATCAGCATCCAAGACTTCATGCAGCAAATTCTTCTTCTGTTTCATTTCTTAATGATCCAAAACCAATTGACCtgatatttttctttcacaagGCTATTAAGAAAGATTTGGATTACCTAGTTCATGGCTCAGCTCAGTTAGAGGGGCATGATGATTTGGTTACAGATTTCCAAAAACGGTTCAATCTcatatattttcttcatcaaatcCATAGTGATGCAGAGGAGGAAATAGTGTTTCCAGCTTTGGAGGCAATAGGCCAGCTAAAAAACATTAGCCATGCCTACACCTTTGATCACAAACATGAAGTTGAGCACTTTGGTAAAATGTCTCGCATTCTTGATAAGATTTCTGAATTACATCTTTTAGTTTCTACTACTGATTCAAAGATAAGGGACAAGAGAGTGCTAAGGCGTCATCATTTAATCAGGAAGCTGCAAGAAAGGTGCAAATCAATGCATAAGTTACTTTCTGATCATATAAACCGCGAGGAAATAGAAATTTGGCCTATAATTAGAGAATTCTTCTCGAACCGGGAGCAAGGGAAGATCATAGGGTGCATACTTGGAAGAATAAGTGCAGAAATATTACAAGATATGATACCTTGGCTAATGGCATCTTTAACACAGGAAGAACAACATGTTTTAATGTTCTTATGGTCCATGGCTACTAAGAATACAATGTTTGATGAATGGTTAGGTGAATGGTGGAATGGGTACAGTGTAGCTAAGGCAGCAGATGGATCAAATGATGCCCCTCTACAGAATGTTGAGCCACTGGAAATTATATCCAAATATTTGTCAGAAGAGGTTCTTAATGCATTACAAGAAGAATCGTCGGCCAACGAAAGCATAACTTTTTTGCAGAAGGATCTTATTGGCAATAACTTTGAGTTGTCCAACAACAATGTTGATGACAATGTTAAGGATTATAATGCAGCACAAAGTTATAGTCAATGTTCAGAATGCACAAATCATTTTCatgatattaagaaaaatggCTGCAATGAAGTAAAACCAGTGGGCACTATGACAAGTCAGTCTGTTcaacattttgattttgacaagtcTGGGCATTATGACAGACTTCTGAAATTGAGTCAAGATGATCTCGAGAAGGTAATAAGAAGGGTATCTCGTGACTCTTGCCTAGACCCTCAGGAAAAGTCGTACATAATACAGAGCCTACTTACGAGGTTGGTCTTGTGATTTTCCTAATGGTTTTTgctatttatataataaaaactcATAATGTGCCTATACCTAACAAGTAACAACTTAGCTCTTGGATAGTTGGTTGTTGACAATTATGTTTTATTTCCTCATATTTTGGAGTAACAATTGAAGAATACTGCTTAAATTATTTTGCTAGTCAATTTTATCGTCAGTGAACAATACAATTGTTATGTTTACATTCaaattattttgcttttttctttttttataaaaacagttACAATCAAGACATAGACAGTTTTTGACCGAGGTATTTTTCAGTGTAAAATAAGCTAATCCTAACATGCATTAATGGCAAGGTTATAGGAAACAATTCCAATCAATAAAGGGGTTTTGTGTTGAAACTGAAATCAGAACTAACTACAGAGAAAGGAAAGAGCTGAATGTGTTCCTAACCAGGGAAAATAACACTTAGCtcaagctaaaagctaaaataaAACTGAACAGGATATCCCACTCCTATTCTGTTACATTTCTGTCTGTACCTTGTATGGTCTCTTTCATCTATACTCTCTTTCTGTAACTAACCTTATCTCTACACCAGCATCTATTATTTGGTCAATCCCTCGACACCTACATGTTTTCTTCCTGATTGCAGTTAATCTTTAGTGGGCCAGGGTTGCAGGTTTAAACATGCAAGCCTTCTTCATCTTGGACCCGACCTGTACTGTATTTGAGTCTATGGTATGGTAACCATAGAACACAATGAGTATGAAATGTACCTTTCATACTTGCATATCCTGTGGTTTATTCAAGTGTGATGTTGTAAACCATTGATATTTATTTGCTAAAATTTAGTATACTGTTTTTTTAGAAGACGGTGTATTTCGGCTCGACTAATTGCATCTATCGTTCGTCTATTCCAATCCTATGATAGCCACACACTTCAGGTTTTTAACATAACTTCCCACATATTTTCAGCCGTTGGATTATTAGTCAGAAGATCTCTTCTATGGAAGCCAATATCAAAAGCGATGGACAGGAATTCCCTGGGAAACATCCATCTTACAAGGATCCTCATGAACAAATCTATGGTTGCAAACACTACAAGAGGAACTGTAAGCTTTTGGCTCCCTGTTGCAACCAACTTCATGCTTGCATACATTGCCATGATGAAGCATCAGATCATTTAATTGACAGGTAAGAATAGGATGTGCtctgtttatgttttatttttgaattgaggaatttgatttttcataattCATCTTTGACGGAATGCCTAAATATATGTAGAAAATCAATTACAAAGATGATGTGTATGAAATGCTTGATGATTCAACCAATCAATTCCACATGCTCATCAGTTTCTTGCCGCAATTTATCCATGGCAAAATATTACTGCAGGATCTGCAAGATATTTGAAGATGAAAGGTAATGTAGCCTAACCGGTTTCTTTATTAAGTATAAACTAACTTTCTTATCCCATAAAATGTTTGCAAAAGTGTGAGATAAATTGTGTGTCCCAGGCATACACGATGATGTCTTTTATGGTATAAATACCATAATTTAGGGAGATACTTAGAGTTTATCAAGAAGATGATAACTAGCTAAATGACATCTGTAACATAAATGTTGTTAAcgaaatattactcc harbors:
- the LOC25493798 gene encoding zinc finger protein BRUTUS-like At1g18910 — translated: MGGGDPSLSDMEEEEEENDVMVNDSVDILSRFPIFDAPILLFVCFHQALRSELDQLRPFAETASSLEHDPNRCREIVFKLQHRFQFLKLAFKYHCAAEDEIIFHALDIHVKNVVCTYSLEHNSTNGLFDSILHFLDELMGSSENISKLFRELVYCIDILQTSVYQHMLKEEEQVFPLLIQKLSTKEQASLVWQFICSVPIMLLEEVLPWMVSFLSADKQAEVTRCFNEIAPMETTLQEVLVSWLGSNKQTFTGTYFQSEELQGSHGFLHIEKPFGPSSFNRNYSKEISSQRKVNDKETEDGVNQIKVLHLWHNAIKKDLKEILQELYLIRNSGSGCSQNLDSILIQLKFLADVLIIYSNALKKFFHPVLKKHAHKRLSKSTEHFLGESHIEDLQQLLFYNSESEMPLTKFVEKLCGKLELFVSTVNKQFSFQEIEVFPIFRKNCRNGMQVRLLSLSMLMMPLGLLKCVITWFSVHLSEKESRTILYCIKEGNNSVSKAFAPLLHEWFRIGYSGKTSIEKFRQDLQHMFKRRHSFSSEKMKEACGFSFLNSDKQPHKSCGKNCLSYSSSSGSKNVSKYETPYSTGINLHIFFPDTAMKLNQHPRLHAANSSSVSFLNDPKPIDLIFFFHKAIKKDLDYLVHGSAQLEGHDDLVTDFQKRFNLIYFLHQIHSDAEEEIVFPALEAIGQLKNISHAYTFDHKHEVEHFGKMSRILDKISELHLLVSTTDSKIRDKRVLRRHHLIRKLQERCKSMHKLLSDHINREEIEIWPIIREFFSNREQGKIIGCILGRISAEILQDMIPWLMASLTQEEQHVLMFLWSMATKNTMFDEWLGEWWNGYSVAKAADGSNDAPLQNVEPLEIISKYLSEEVLNALQEESSANESITFLQKDLIGNNFELSNNNVDDNVKDYNAAQSYSQCSECTNHFHDIKKNGCNEVKPVGTMTSQSVQHFDFDKSGHYDRLLKLSQDDLEKVIRRVSRDSCLDPQEKSYIIQSLLTSRWIISQKISSMEANIKSDGQEFPGKHPSYKDPHEQIYGCKHYKRNCKLLAPCCNQLHACIHCHDEASDHLIDRKSITKMMCMKCLMIQPINSTCSSVSCRNLSMAKYYCRICKIFEDEREIYHCPYCNLCRVGKGLGVDYFHCMNCNACMSRSLMIHTCREKSLEENCPICHEYIFTSCSPVKALPCGHAMHSTCFKEYTCFSYTCPICSKSLGDMQVLFRMLDALLAEQKMSDEFSGQTQVILCNDCEKKGAAPFHWLYHKCSCCGSYNTRVI